From Desmodus rotundus isolate HL8 chromosome 10, HLdesRot8A.1, whole genome shotgun sequence, one genomic window encodes:
- the GP9 gene encoding platelet glycoprotein IX isoform X1 translates to MQGISQAIFITSFLLLKQWPLSAALHRTHFSLNQDSLGHRKGNLTVVLKACTMPTWAALFLLWATTEATKDCPAPCTCQALETMGLWVDCRGRGLTSLPALPAHTRHLLMANNSLHSMPPGTLDNLLQLQTLDVTQNPWHCDCSLTYLRLWLEDHTPEALPHVHCASPGLATIHPLNQLTSYELGNCGWQLQASWAYPGVWWDVALVVVATMGLALLAGLLCIATESLY, encoded by the exons ATGCAGGGGATAAGCCAGGCTATTTTTatcacttccttcctccttctcaagCAGTGGCCACTGTCAGCGGCTTTACATAGAACTCACTTCAGCCTCAACCAGGACAGTTTAGGCCACAGAAAGGGAAACCTGACTGTAGTCCTCAAAG CCTGCACAATGCCTACCTGGGCAGCCCTGTTCCTTCTCTGGGCTACCACAGAGGCCACCAAGGACTGCCCTGCACCATGCACCTGCCAGGCTCTGGAAACCATGGGGCTGTGGGTTGACTGCAGAGGGCGAGGGCTCACATCCTTGCCTGCCCTGCCAGCCCACACCCGCCACCTCCTGATGGCCAACAACAGCCTTCATTCCATGCCCCCTGGCACCCTCGACAACCTGCTCCAGCTTCAGACACTCGACGTGACACAGAACCCCTGGCACTGTGACTGCAGCCTCACCTACCTGCGCCTCTGGCTGGAGGACCACACACCCGAGGCCCTGCCACATGTCCACTGTGCCAGCCCTGGCCTTGCCACCATCCACCCACTGAACCAGCTCACAAGCTATGAGCTGGGCAACTGCGGCTGGCAGCTACAGGCATCATGGGCCTACCCAGGGGTCTGGTGGGATGTGGCACTGGTTGTTGTGGCCACAATGGGCCTGGCTCTCCTGGCAGGTCTGCTGTGCATTGCCACAGAGTCTCTGTACTGA
- the GP9 gene encoding platelet glycoprotein IX isoform X2, translating into MPTWAALFLLWATTEATKDCPAPCTCQALETMGLWVDCRGRGLTSLPALPAHTRHLLMANNSLHSMPPGTLDNLLQLQTLDVTQNPWHCDCSLTYLRLWLEDHTPEALPHVHCASPGLATIHPLNQLTSYELGNCGWQLQASWAYPGVWWDVALVVVATMGLALLAGLLCIATESLY; encoded by the coding sequence ATGCCTACCTGGGCAGCCCTGTTCCTTCTCTGGGCTACCACAGAGGCCACCAAGGACTGCCCTGCACCATGCACCTGCCAGGCTCTGGAAACCATGGGGCTGTGGGTTGACTGCAGAGGGCGAGGGCTCACATCCTTGCCTGCCCTGCCAGCCCACACCCGCCACCTCCTGATGGCCAACAACAGCCTTCATTCCATGCCCCCTGGCACCCTCGACAACCTGCTCCAGCTTCAGACACTCGACGTGACACAGAACCCCTGGCACTGTGACTGCAGCCTCACCTACCTGCGCCTCTGGCTGGAGGACCACACACCCGAGGCCCTGCCACATGTCCACTGTGCCAGCCCTGGCCTTGCCACCATCCACCCACTGAACCAGCTCACAAGCTATGAGCTGGGCAACTGCGGCTGGCAGCTACAGGCATCATGGGCCTACCCAGGGGTCTGGTGGGATGTGGCACTGGTTGTTGTGGCCACAATGGGCCTGGCTCTCCTGGCAGGTCTGCTGTGCATTGCCACAGAGTCTCTGTACTGA